The following proteins are encoded in a genomic region of Hemibagrus wyckioides isolate EC202008001 linkage group LG29, SWU_Hwy_1.0, whole genome shotgun sequence:
- the limch1a gene encoding LIM and calponin homology domains-containing protein 1a isoform X1 yields the protein MASADEGSSSRPDHHEATECSSGPAFQEAQKWIEAVTGRTFGEKDFRSSLENGILLCELLSSIRPGLVKKINRLPTPIAGLDNLTMFLRGCEELGLKGSQLFDPGDLQDMSIRANLTGSDCSRKLKNVLITIYWLGKTANGCASYSGPTLDLKEFEGLLSMMRKECVNEEPESPKRSVRDSGCVDNWESEHSDSLSPPRHRREDSFDSLDSFSSQSQPTPSPDTVLRASTDDLEGDHRKVPDVLKDDMSARRVSYKEPRAALPFNQYLPNKSNQSTFVPSQLRKRRSEREEERRSGSTSTSPISEMPLTLNSQKTVTWAVAVGAEPQLDEAELQKMRKLEKAGIKVLPASVRHCSPKVPSIESFQAKSPSPDIIRQCDNSLPRAEHAHEWNEEDDEEDEEGDRKVPDIRKDDLASRKARMNQPKPSAAHQFLPSTCSTKDRERWEGIRLSSQHAVLEMLEKMEQEKKSDSASASTSAEASIVTRKHNPFLSPHGKKKAEEEESDEDNNKGRTIVPNVQKDDLARRRTQTGSLPQRDPRQSLAQTNITQSDLEKWQRLSMTIENSEAAPAEVSIITRKDNPFLCPEKAREKEDGEDDEKETEGNRQAILPNVQKDDLARRRSQTGALPLWDHQQALAMTQSDLEKWQRLQMSTDNSDSPPLCQSCRAASSLKVALSDPARCRGRSRGDRKRIVTFGGVTKMESVSWEEERQEEEGGKDESETLRRLLSSATVAMPTAGMSSGRERDGGIPSPPLKSPQPSISDPRYPLNLAEREALELRLAEKARDEKEYEEEEEEEEKERQPDLQKDDMMARRTGAFQKASGKGYNRFLPLPGSKKETRPADSAPKESKSVSRDPFLDRNIKTKRFKVGQRVEQVKPDPKIPSSAAQKEPEVLGPVSTGVVRCDSYNDPDNEDECNGGSVLPSVEKDDMLARRTGSYQKPSGNQFNAFLPKPGGVQGKKKPAREQYQANLKTSGQDKENTQESNHGCKLSPTPRSVTPPPADVDDLPRKCPQILDGQKADTVGMMGGEIHVVGGAQAQSPLPDPDARHTFCLDDDVFPLTFSHKASSVSDEAESISLIDMRDEEEDVDSLSPHSQTRHERLHNQYNKLKEEEDQWQDDLARWKNRRRSASQDLIRKEEERKMMEKMMTSEGGSHRRKSIKTYKEIVEEKERREQELHELYCQAATPEEKAAILQRYALRFTISDAILEKLQLPKLPSVATLQSALALKEEAEFSESFGDIETDSSEQNLKKITHSIMSVSQLSTPDLSPIQDSRTPENTEIPLLPAQESKATEVQLSPVRDSKTSDVQLSPVRDSKTSNIQLSPVRDSKVTDIQLSPVRDSKTSDVQLSPVRDSKTTDVQLSPVPDSKTSDIQLSPVPDSKTSDIQLSPVPDSKTSDVQVSPVRDSKSPDISSSPSLVFKTLEAPLSPLRTPQTPDFPISPVRIPPAPSRPVPLLTPKPYSQPKFNQPSNKQVKNDGLVRVNGDSTVEDTRESPVRPVSFIPAPPKPSPQQMSEISTGIVTPAQESTQTSSIQKTEQVNDPHGSSPVKEKTEDETSKSDSELTGKQTDPDTAVKHNCVVKTTILTELRETRSLPTLATPITDQMSYSDGLDLKSDDNSFSESRKADVTSYSLTLSEGFDFTSECIETPILNLAKRVNHWTWDPNEERKRQERWQQEQERLLQEKYQQEQERLKQEWEKAQKEVEEEERKHHEEERRILEETVTPLTPHSSTGVTEALSTSTTPHDTIVLSLADWERKQEMLEKEAKMNQRNGLEHRADETEAASPPQQKDQRAELQESQSATPQLQFTQDGSWSCKSESRQEWKKTASLDRNVTPTQTQPPKMRRSGSYENILGIHTSPSSQDTSPSSSDRSVSAKKLCSSCAQPLGKGAAMIIDTLGLYFHIQCFKCGVCKGLLGETSTGTDVRIRNGVLNCHSCYMKSRAAGQPTTL from the exons GCAGTGACGGGGAGGACGTTTGGCGAGAAGGACTTCAGGAGCAGTCTGGAGAACGGCATTCTACTGTGCGA GTTGCTGAGTTCCATCAGACCTGGACTTGTGAAGAAGATTAACAGACTCCCGACCCCCATCGCAGGACTT GATAATCTCACCATGTTCCTAAGGGGATGTGAGGAGTTAGGACTAAAGGGATCACAACTGTTCGACCCAGGAGACCTGCAGGACATGTCCATACGCGCCAACTTAAC AGGTTCAGATTGCAGTCGGAAGCTGAAGAAT GTACTGATCACTATTTACTGGCTGGGCAAGACAGCGAATGGTTGCGCGTCATATAGTGGTCCAACGCTCGACCTAAAAGAGTTCGAAGGTCTTCTGTCGATGATGAGGAAG gagtgtgtgaatgaggagCCTGAGTCCCCTAAGCGCAGCGTACGGGACAGCGGATGCGTGGACAATTGGGAATCGGAACATTCGGATTCGTTGTCACCTCCGAGGCACAGGCGAGAGGATTCCTTCGACAGCCTGGACTCCTTCAGCTCGCAGTCACAACCCACACCTTCCCCCGATACTGTGCTCCGTGCTAGCACTgatg atttgGAGGGAGATCACAGGAAGGTGCCAGATGTGCTGAAGGACGACATGTCCGCCCGCCGTGTCTCTTATAAAGAGCCTCGCGCTGCGCTGCCGTTTAATCAGTACCTCCCCAACAAGAGTAATCAAAGTACCTTCGTACCTTCTcagctgaggaagaggaggagcgaACGGGAAGAAGAGCGCAGGAGTGGCAGCACCTCCACCTCGCCTATTAG CGAGATGCCTCTTACCCTCAACTCCCAGAAAACCGTGACCTGGGCAGTTGCTGTGGGGGCGGAGCCTCAGCTGGATGAGGCAGAACTTCAGAAGATGAGAAAGTTAGAGAAGGCGGGTATTAAAGTGTTGCCTGCTTCTGTGCGACACTGCAG CCCTAAGGTGCCTTCCATAGAGTCCTTTCAGGCTAAATCTCCATCACCTGACATCATCCGTCAATGTGATAACAGCCTCCCTCGGGCTGAACACGCCCACGAGTGGAACGAGGAGGACGACGAGGAGGACGAGGAAGGAGACAGAAAGGTCCCAGATATCCGAAAGGATGACCTGGCTTCCCGCAAAGCACGGATGAACCAACCGAAACCCAGCGCCGCGCATCAGTTCCTGCCGAGCACGTGCAGCACAAAGGACCGCGAGCGCTGGGAAGGAATCCGGCTTTCCTCCCAGCATGCCGTGCTGGAGATGTTGGAGAAGATGGAGCAGGAGAAGaaaag CGACTCCGCCTCCGCCTCCACCTCAGCTGAGGCCTCCATTGTAACCCGCAAGCACAACCCCTTCCTCAGTCCTCACGGGAAAAAGAAGGCTGAGGAGGAAGAAAGCGACGAGGACAATAACAAGGGACGAACCATTGTCCCAAATGTACAGAAGGATGATCTTGCTAGGAGGCGAACTCAAACTGGGTCCCTCCCCCAAAGGGATCCTCGTCAGTCATTGGCTCAGACGAATATCACTCAATCCGACCTCGAGAAGTGGCAGAGGCTTTCGATGACCATTGAAAACAG TGAAGCGGCTCCAGCTGAAGTGTCAATCATAACTCGTAAGGACAACCCCTTCCTGTGCCCCGAGAAAGCAAGGGAGAAagaggatggtgaggatgatgagaaagagactgagGGAAACCGACAGGCCATTTTGCCTAACGTACAGAAAGATGATCTGGCAAGGAGGCGGAGTCAGACTGGGGCCCTCCCACTCTGGGATCATCAGCAGGCATTGGCCATGACTCAGTCAGACCTGGAGAAGTGGCAGAGACTGCAGATGAGCACAGACAACAG tgaCTCGCCCCCTCTGTGTCAGTCCTGCCGCGCCGCCTCCTCGCTGAAGGTCGCTCTCAGCGACCCGGCTCGTTGCCGGGGGCGTTCCCGTGGCGACCGCAAGCGCATTGTGACGTTCGGGGGCGTGACTAAGATGGAGAGCGTTTCCTGGGAGGAGGAAAGGCAGGAGGAAGAGGGTGGGAAGGATGAGTCAGAGACGCTGCGACGCCTCCTCTCCTCAGCAACTGTTGCCATGCCCACCGCTGGGATGAGCtcagggcgagagagaga TGGAGGCATCCCGTCGCCACCCCTCAAGTCCCCGCAGCCCTCTATTTCTGACCCCAGATACCCTTTGAACCTTGCCGAGCGTGAGGCTCTTGAGCTGAGGCTGGCTGAGAAAGCGAGGGATGAGAAGGAGTacgaggaagaggaagaggaggaagaaaaagaaagacagccTGATTTACAGAAGGATGACATGATGGCCCGGCGGACCGGAGCGTTTCAGAAAGCAAGCGGAAAAGGGTACAATCGGTTCCTCCCGCTGCCTGGCTCTAAGAAGGAAACACGTCCAGCTGATTCGGCACcgaaagagagcaagagtgtATCCAGAGATCCGTTCTTggatagaaatataaaaacaaagcGGTTCAAAGTGGGACAGAG AGTTGAACAGGTAAAACCTGACCCAAAGATACCGTCATCTGCCGCCCAAAAGGAGCCAGAAGTTCTTGGTCCAGTTTCAACCGGTGTCGTTCGTTGTGACAGTTACAATGATCCtgataatgaggatgagtgtaatgGTGGAAGTGTGCTTCCTAGCGTGGAGAAAGATGACATGCTTGCAAGAAGGACAGGATCCTACCAAAAACCGAGCGGGAATCAGTTTAATGCCTTTCTGCCTAAACCTGGAGGTGTCCAGGGCAAAAAGAAGCCTGCGAGGGAGCAATACCAGGCAAACCTCAAAACCAGCGGTCAAGATAAGGAAAATACACAGGAGAG TAACCATGGCTGCAAACTCAGCCCCACTCCTAGATCTGTGACCCCGCCCCCAGCAGATGTTGATGACTTGCCTAGAAAATGCCCTCAAATTCTGGATGGGCAGAAAGCAGACACTGTGGGCATGATGGGCGGGGAAATTCATGTTGTGGGCGGGGCCCAGGCACAAAGCCCTTTACCTGACCCTGATGCACGGCACACATTTTGCCTGGATGATGATGTTTTCCCCCTGAC ATTCAGTCACAAGGCTTCTAGTGTTTCTGATGAAGCTGA GAGCATCAGTTTGATTGACATGCGTGATGAAGAGGAGGACGTGGACTCACTGTCACCTCATAGCCAAACACGACACGAGAGACTGCACAACCAGTACAACAAACTCAAAGAGGAGGAGGACCAGTGGCAGGAT GACTTAGCTCGGTGGAAGAATCGTAGGCGGAGTGCCTCTCAGGACCTTATcaggaaagaggaggagaggaagatgaTGGAGAAAATGATGACGTcagaaggaggttctcatcgcAGGAAGAGCATCAAAACTTACAAAGAGATTGTGGAGGAGAA GGAGCGTCGAGAGCAGGAGCTGCACGAGTTATACTGCCAAGCCGCGACTCCAGAGGAAAAAGCAGCCATATTACAGCGCTATGCTCTCCGCTTCACCATCAGCGACGCCATATTGGAAAAACTCCAGCTTCCAAAACTCCCTTCTGTTGCGACACTCCAGTCTGCGCTCGCGCTGAAAGAAGAAGCCGAATTTTCCGAGTCATTCGGGGACATAGAAACAGATTCCAGTGAGCAGAATCTGAAAAagataacacacagtataatgtCAGTCAGTCAACTCAGCACACCAGATTTATCTCCTATTCAAGACTCTAGAACTccagaaaatacagaaataccACTTTTACCAGCACAAGAGTCCAAGGCGACAGAAGTCCAACTATCTCCAGTTCGAGACTCCAAAACATCAGACGTCCAACTATCTCCAGTTCGGGACTCCAAAACATCAAACATCCAACTTTCTCCAGTTCGGGACTCCAAAGTGACAGACATCCAACTTTCTCCAGTTCGAGACTCCAAAACATCAGACGTCCAACTTTCTCCAGTTCGGGACTCCAAAACAACAGACGTCCAACTTTCTCCAGTTCCTGACTCCAAAACATCAGACATCCAACTTTCTCCAGTTCCTGACTCCAAAACATCAGACATCCAACTTTCTCCAGTTCCTGACTCCAAAACATCAGACGTCCAAGTTTCTCCAGTTCGAGACTCCAAATCTCCAGACATCTCCAGCTCACCTTCCCTTGTCTTCAAAACTTTAGAAGCGCCTCTTTCTCCCCTCAGAACACCCCAAACACCTGACTTTCCTATCTCACCTGTACGGATCCCACCTGCTCCATCCAGACCCGTGCCTTTACTAACACCGAAACCATACAGCCAGCCCAAATTTAATCAGCCTTCTAATAAACAGGTTAAG AATGATGGCCTGGTGCGTGTTAACGGTGACTCCACCGTAGAGGACACAAGAGAAAGTCCAGTGAGACCTGTGTCCTTCATCCCAGCACCACCGAAACCAAGTCCTCAACAAATGTCAGAAATCTCAACAGGAATTGTAACCCCAGCTCAGGAGAGCACTCAGACTTCATCCATTCAAAAAACCGAACAAGTAAATGACCCTCACGGCAGCAGTCCGGTTAAAGAGAAGACAGAGGACGAGACGTCCAAATCTGATTCAGAGCTAACAG GAAAGCAGACCGACCCGGATACCGCAGTGAAGCACAACTGTGTGGTGAAGACCACCATCTTGACAGAGCTTCGAGAAACACGTTCACTCCCCACACTGGCTACTCCTATCACTGACCAG ATGAGCTATTCAGATGGATTAGACCTGAAATCTGACGACAATTCCTTCAGTGAGTCCAGAAAGGCTGACGTTACCTCTTACTCACTTACTCTGTCAG AGGGATTTGACTTCACCAGCGAATGT ATCGAAACCCCGATCTTGAACCTTGCAAAGAGGGTCAATCACTGGACGTGGGACCCTAACGAAGAGCGTAAGCGGCAggagaggtggcagcaggagcaggagcgcCTGCTACAG GAGAAATACCAGCAGGAGCAAGAGAGACTGAAGCAGGAGTGGGAGAAAGCTCAGAAGGAGGtagaagaagaggaaaggaaacaccacgaagag GAGAGACGGATCTTGGAGGAAACGGTGACCCCGCTGACCCCGCACTCATCCACCGGGGTGACAGAAGCACTGTCCACTTCCACAACCCCTCACGACACCATCGTGTTGTCGTTGGCTGACTGGGAGAGAAAGCAGGAAATGCTGGAGAAAGAGGCGAAGATGAACCAGAGAAATGGTTTAGagcacag GGCTGATGAGACTGAAGCGGCATCGCCTCCACAGCAGAAAGACCAGAGAGCAGAACTTCAGGAGAGTCAGTCAGCTACCCCACAGCTGCAGTTCACACAGG ATGGGTCATGGAGCTGCAAATCAGAGAGCAGACAGGAGTGGAAAAAAACAGCCTCCCTGGACAGGAATGTGACCCCTACACAGACTCAGCCTCCcaagatgaggag GTCTGGGtcatatgaaaatattttaggGATACacacatctccatcatcacaagACACATCACCCTCATCTTCAGACAG GTCAGTGAGTGCAAAGAAGTTGTGCTCCAGCTGTGCACAACCGCTGGGGAAAGGAGCCGCTATGATCATTGACACTTTGGGTCTTTACTTCCACATCCAGTGTTTTAAG tgtggtgtgtgtaaagggCTGCTCGGTGAGACGAGCACAGGAACCGACGTCCGGATCAGGAACGGTGTCCTCAACTGTCATTCGTGCTACATGAAATCTCGTG